One window of Pieris napi chromosome 1, ilPieNapi1.2, whole genome shotgun sequence genomic DNA carries:
- the LOC125054061 gene encoding agrin-like: MWGKQFILTILISTTFGCYLFPSDVPDPCRGVTCGPGELCRPTSDGRSYICECPPSCPSYGDHDGAQPLCGSDARDYNGECEMRRAACEANTNITFKYYGKCDPCAGVTCPDPEVCQLDEKRSPSCRCAEPCSLEFSPVCASDGKTYSNECQMHRESCRARKQLKIIFKGQCSTGVNPCAEVECRHGAECRVEGSGAVCACPTPCEPVLRPVCGSDARTHDSECELRRTACLLGRELKVLHAGACGSNGVCADRNCPHGGECVSSGGRGVCRCPRCSNEFAPVCGSDGISYGNRCKLQLEACRHRRDVQVLYDGPCNGCENKKCDFYAVCESDGVSEASCVCPKHCEEGTETEEVCGNDNQTYSSVCSLRNKACREKKRIFVKHMGSCESCQNVQCPNGMWCSRGKCACSGHCESGAHEPVCSDTKQTFPNECFLLQAACEAKMRGESAIRVAYYGECSEALDDNGNSGNKTKLRDSNDIVHGTDTMKVASGAVCARVQCAYEATCAVDGNGQPRCACLFDCAAASAISAPVCASDLRLYPNLCHMKLEACRRQEDLRLRPLALCRGLEFRPCGDDEPLTDAEGRIMDCGGGPHRKDCPAGSYCHHTAKAARCCKKDKGVIEKKDCQESWYGCCSDGITPAKGPSGIGCPSQCGCHRLGSENEQCDGEGQCKCRPGVGGQKCDRCEPGYWGLPRIGTGHTGCIPCGCSAFGSVREDCEQMTGRCVCKPGIQGQKCTVCSNHEHTLGPRGCFDPESTQLPATSCEHMTCYFGAYCVVRSGLATCECPSMECKKDQPAVCGSDGRTYLSTCHLRAHACRTQSDTVVQAFGPCADTPSVRRENLRTIHTVQIKNDITSTCTKKAKNYFEYEDEQFGTNDVEDVYPVIYDEYFYEHENSLYSAPLFDGRAGMTAAMLLPAKRFDIWAEVSAVCSKGTLMSASGVRDYLWLGIIDGKAEMRFDAGSGPLELRSGKVNIDNKSKLLARRYKKDAMLNVGSITARGTTQGRMSSLDVEPYIHIGLPPMNDTLLSKIGFPGFVGCVHRLRVNGRDVIPPSRGMSVTSHGLRACTPQNLAEVVCP; this comes from the exons ATGTGGGGGAAGCAGTTCATTTTAACAATACTCATATCAACAACATTCGGATGCTATTTATTTCCTAGCG ACGTGCCGGATCCGTGCCGCGGTGTGACGTGCGGCCCTGGAGAGTTGTGCAGACCCACATCCGATGGACGAAGTTACATTTGCGAGTGTCCGCCCTCCTGTCCTAGCTATGGGGACCACGATGGAGCCCAACCACTTTGCGGCAGTGATGCTAGGGATTACAACGGTGAATGCGAGATGCGACGAGCTGCTTGCGAAGCAAACactaatataacttttaaatattacggAAAGTGTG atccTTGCGCAGGAGTTACCTGTCCAGATCCAGAAGTTTGTCAGTTGGACGAAAAGAGATCTCCTTCCTGTCGATGTGCAGAGCCCTGTTCTCTAGAATTTTCTCCCGTTTGTGCGTCTGACGGCAAAACATACTCTAACGAGTGTCAGATGCATAGGGAATCCTGTCGAGCCAGAAAACAGTTGAAGATCATTTTCAAAGGGCAATGCAGTACAG GCGTAAACCCATGTGCAGAGGTGGAATGTCGTCACGGCGCGGAATGTCGAGTTGAAGGTAGCGGCGCAGTGTGCGCGTGTCCGACACCCTGTGAACCCGTATTACGGCCTGTGTGCGGTTCGGACGCACGCACTCACGATAGCGAGTGCGAATTGCGCCGTACTGCATGTCTTCTTGGTAGAGAGCTGAAGGTGCTGCATGCCGGAGCTTGTG GTTCAAACGGCGTTTGCGCAGATCGTAACTGCCCTCACGGCGGAGAATGTGTGTCCTCTGGCGGTCGGGGTGTTTGTAGATGTCCTCGCTGCTCCAACGAATTCGCCCCTGTTTGTGGGTCAGACGGGATTTCATATGGGAACAGATGCAAATTGCAATTGGAAGCTTGTAGACATCGACGTGACGTCCAAGTACTATATGACGGGCCCTGCA ATGGTTGCGAGAATAAGAAGTGTGATTTTTATGCTGTATGTGAGAGCGATGGAGTCTCAGAAGCCAGTTGCGTTTGTCCTAAGCACTGTGAAGAAGGGAct gaaaCTGAGGAAGTATGTGGAAACGATAATCAAACATACAGTAGCGTGTGTTCTCTCCGTAACAAAGCTTGCCGTGAAAAGAAACGAATTTTTGTGAAGCACATGGGTTCTTGTg AATCCTGCCAGAATGTCCAATGCCCCAACGGTATGTGGTGTTCCCGAGGGAAATGTGCGTGTTCCGGTCATTGTGAAAGTGGGGCTCATGAGCCAGTCTGCTCTGATACAAAACAGACATTTCCTAACGAATGTTTCCTACTACAAGCCGCTTGCGAAGCCAAAATGAGGGGAGAATCGGCTATACGGGTTGCATATTATGGGGAGTGCTCGGAAGCATTGGATGATAATGGCAATTCTG gcaacaaaacaaaactaagGGACAGCAATGATATAGTTCACGGAACGGACACAATGAAAGTGGCTTCTGGAGCCGTATGCGCAAGAGTGCAATGCGCATATGAAGCTACATGCGCAGTAGATGGAAATGGGCAACCGCGTTGTGCATGCCTGTTTGATTGCGCAGCCGCAAGCGCAATATCCGCTCCGGTTTGCGCATCCGACTTGCGACTGTATCCCAATTTGTGTCATATGAAGCTTGAAGCATGTCGCCGACAGGAGGATTTACGATTAAGACCCTTAGCGCTTTGTCGAGGATTAGAG ttCCGACCTTGCGGTGATGACGAGCCGCTGACTGATGCTGAAGGGCGAATAATGGACTGTGGGGGTGGACCACATCGTAAAGACTGTCCTGCGGGCAGTTACTGCCATCACACGGCAAAAGCGGCTAGGTGTTGTAAaaaag ACAAAGGTGTAATAGAGAAGAAAGACTGTCAAGAATCATGGTATGGATGCTGTTCAGACGGTATCACACCAGCGAAGGGTCCAAGTGGAATAGGATGTCCATCTCAATGCGGGTGTCATCGCCTTGGGTCAGAGAATGAGCAATGTGATGGTGAGGGCCAGTGTAAGTGTCGACCTGGCGTTGGAGGGCAGAAATGCGATAGATGCGAGCCGGGCTATTGGGGCCTGCCTCGTATTGGGACTGGTCATACTGGCTGTATAC CTTGTGGATGTTCAGCATTTGGGTCGGTGAGAGAAGATTGCGAACAAATGACAGGCCGATGCGTGTGTAAGCCTGGAATCCAAGGGCAAAAATGCACCGTGTGTTCTAACCACGAACATACTCTTGGACCGAGGGGATGCTTTGATC CGGAATCAACTCAGCTACCTGCCACTAGCTGCGAGCACATGACGTGTTATTTTGGTGCTTATTGCGTAGTCCGGAGCGGCCTGGCGACTTGCGAATGTCCAAGCATGGAGTGTAAAAAAGACCAGCCTGCTGTATGTGGAAGCGACGGACGCACTTACCTCTCAACTTGTCATTTAAGGGCCCACGCTTGCAGGACCCAGTCGGATACAGTGGTCCAAGCATTCGGTCCTTGTGCTGATACACCCAGCGTACGGCGAG AAAATTTACGCACAATTCACACTGTGCAGATAAAAAATGATATAACAAGCACTTGTACTAAAAAGGCTAAGAATTATTTCGAGTACGAGGACGAGCAATTCGGTACGAACGACGTGGAGGATGTGTACCCTGTAATATACGACGAGTATTTCTACGAACACGAAAACAGTTTGTATTCGGCCCCATTGTTCGATGGGCGTGCTGGAATGACAGCAGCGATGTTATTACCGGCTAAACGATTCGATATATGGGCTGAAGTGTCTGCCGTCTGCAGCAAAGGCACTTTAATGAGCGCCTCAGGCGTGAGGGATTATTTATGGCTGGGTATTATAGATGGCAAGGCCGAAATGCGTTTTGATGCCGGTAGCGGGCCTTTGGAACTCCGTTCGGGGAAAGTGAATATTGATAACAAGTCAAAATTATTGGCGCGGAGATACAAGAAAGATGCGATGTTGAATGTTGGGAGTATCACTGCGAGAGGAACGACTCAAGGAAGAATGAGCTCACTCGATGTGGAACCTTACATTCATATTGGGTTGCCGCCGATGAATGATACATT GTTATCGAAAATCGGATTCCCTGGGTTCGTAGGATGCGTTCACCGGCTACGGGTGAATGGCCGTGACGTCATCCCGCCTTCCCGGGGAATGTCTGTTACTTCTCACGGTCTACGTGCGTGCACGCCGCAGAATTTAGCTGAGGTAGTATGTCCCTGA